The following are encoded together in the Pseudomonas sp. IB20 genome:
- a CDS encoding response regulator transcription factor → MRVAILDDEPAELRRVEQTLRQIPSTAEQPWSLHCFERGEDLLRQLRRETFDLLILDWQLPDISGIALLRWTREHMESPPAVIMLTSRDAESDIVTALNSGADDYVSKPFRPNELKARVSAVLRRHGLQKSTTHEVQSFNDLTFDDAELTVTRAGKPINLTEREYRLASCLFANLARPLSREYLYERFWSHEEMVSSRPLDTHIYRLRNKLGLTADRGWQLLTIYGYGYRLESVAAATSG, encoded by the coding sequence ATGCGTGTCGCAATATTGGATGACGAGCCCGCGGAATTGCGTCGGGTTGAGCAGACACTGCGACAAATCCCCAGCACCGCAGAACAACCCTGGTCATTGCATTGCTTCGAACGCGGTGAAGACCTGCTGCGGCAACTGCGCCGGGAAACCTTCGACCTGCTGATACTCGACTGGCAACTGCCGGACATCAGCGGTATTGCATTGCTGCGCTGGACCCGTGAACACATGGAGTCACCGCCCGCCGTCATCATGCTCACCAGCCGGGATGCCGAGAGCGATATCGTCACGGCGCTGAACAGCGGGGCGGATGATTACGTCAGCAAGCCCTTTCGACCGAATGAACTCAAGGCCCGGGTCAGTGCCGTTCTGCGTCGCCATGGCCTGCAGAAGTCCACTACCCATGAAGTACAGAGCTTCAACGACCTGACCTTCGACGATGCTGAATTGACCGTCACCCGCGCGGGCAAACCTATCAACCTCACCGAGCGTGAATACCGCTTGGCCAGTTGCTTGTTCGCCAACCTGGCCCGCCCGCTGTCCCGGGAATATCTGTACGAGCGGTTCTGGTCGCATGAAGAAATGGTGTCGTCGCGGCCGCTGGATACGCACATCTACCGTCTGCGTAACAAGCTGGGTTTAACCGCCGACCGGGGCTGGCAGCTGTTGACGATCTACGGATATGGCTACCGGTTGGAGAGTGTCGCGGCGGCAACGTCGGGTTGA
- a CDS encoding CHASE2 domain-containing protein, whose product MGSVRRTHRTGRRQGIWHVQLFIISVDANLNNPLYDSLRRLTPLPVDPRILLVTIDDQSLKQLGHWPWPRSLHADLIERLSAARPEGILFDVIFSEPGDAADDQRLADAVCNAGNVLLPLVNDGAASADSLGEHLLPLLKCAKGVGHINVEADNDGVVRSLYMREGPPGKTLPQLAWLAYTLSGQTAPMPGLPEEPSSEHWHREHAIRVPFTAQSHFPSVSYVSVLRGEVPPEVLRGRLILVGATAYGMGDRFVTPLSSTVGFTAGVELQANILNGLLQGRSIVDLPGWLAALLATALVALLLGLLLYRPRYALWMTFACMGTALLGSWALLILGYWWSPAACLIGLLLSYLIWNWRRLSVILAYFGWELARLDNEPKVLPERRRAPASKGDVLQGRIFALEQAVSRTRDTRRFMADGLECLPVATLITDPQGSILLANRIARDVFGNDLVSRNLLEQLADLGYPPLHNGVRPALSALELIEFRDIHQRSLRMELAPLLPAEGDVALGWLLSLTDLSKEREAQQHRETMLRFLSHDLRAPHSAILALLDVHNSESPIFAQIEQQVKRALSLTESFVQLAKAEADGYHFQTTLFAMLVMDAFDQVAVIAQLKGIHLLHDLDEADEGMVSADQSLLTRALFNVLENAIKYSPSGTTVTLSHGSAQGWLECRISDQGPGIAPEDLPELFSQYRRFDSAQGSEGLGLGLTMVKAVIERHGGRILCESELGKGSTFTLQLPLLDD is encoded by the coding sequence CTGGGTTCAGTACGCCGTACACATCGAACAGGGAGACGCCAGGGCATATGGCACGTTCAATTATTCATTATCAGCGTAGATGCAAACCTGAACAACCCGCTGTATGACAGCCTTCGGCGCCTGACCCCGTTGCCGGTCGACCCACGCATCTTGCTGGTGACCATTGATGACCAGAGCCTGAAACAACTCGGCCATTGGCCATGGCCGCGTAGCCTGCATGCAGACCTGATCGAGCGGCTGAGTGCCGCTCGGCCAGAGGGTATATTGTTCGATGTCATCTTCAGTGAACCCGGCGATGCAGCGGATGACCAACGACTGGCCGACGCCGTGTGCAACGCCGGCAATGTGTTATTGCCGCTGGTGAACGATGGCGCTGCGAGCGCTGACTCACTAGGTGAGCACTTATTGCCGCTGCTCAAGTGCGCCAAAGGCGTGGGGCATATCAATGTCGAAGCGGATAACGATGGCGTCGTCCGCAGCCTATACATGCGTGAGGGGCCGCCAGGTAAGACGCTTCCGCAATTAGCGTGGCTGGCTTATACGTTGAGTGGGCAAACAGCTCCCATGCCGGGGCTGCCCGAGGAACCGAGCAGTGAGCATTGGCATCGTGAGCACGCGATTCGTGTGCCGTTCACCGCGCAGAGTCATTTTCCCAGTGTGTCCTACGTCAGCGTATTACGCGGCGAGGTGCCGCCCGAAGTATTACGTGGTCGGCTGATACTGGTCGGCGCGACCGCCTATGGCATGGGTGATAGGTTTGTCACGCCGCTCTCCTCCACCGTCGGGTTCACTGCCGGGGTGGAGCTGCAGGCCAATATCCTCAATGGTTTGCTGCAGGGGCGTAGCATTGTCGATCTCCCCGGTTGGCTCGCGGCGCTGCTGGCAACTGCCTTGGTGGCGCTGCTACTAGGCCTGCTGCTGTACCGGCCGCGTTATGCGCTGTGGATGACCTTCGCGTGCATGGGTACCGCGTTGCTCGGCTCATGGGCCCTATTGATCCTGGGGTATTGGTGGTCGCCCGCAGCCTGTCTGATCGGCCTGCTGCTGAGTTATTTGATCTGGAATTGGCGCCGCCTGAGCGTGATCCTTGCGTACTTCGGCTGGGAACTGGCACGGCTGGATAACGAACCCAAAGTGCTGCCAGAGCGCCGCCGTGCGCCGGCCAGCAAAGGCGACGTGTTGCAGGGGCGCATCTTTGCGCTTGAACAGGCGGTAAGCCGTACGCGCGACACGCGACGCTTTATGGCAGATGGCTTGGAATGCCTGCCGGTGGCGACATTGATTACCGATCCACAGGGCAGCATTCTGCTGGCCAACCGTATTGCGCGTGATGTGTTCGGTAATGATCTGGTGAGTAGAAACTTGCTGGAACAACTCGCTGACCTGGGCTATCCGCCTCTGCACAACGGTGTACGCCCTGCCCTTTCAGCGTTGGAGCTCATCGAGTTTCGTGACATCCATCAGCGCAGCCTGCGCATGGAGCTGGCGCCCTTGCTGCCGGCCGAGGGTGACGTCGCCCTCGGCTGGCTGCTGAGCCTCACGGACTTAAGCAAAGAGCGCGAAGCCCAGCAACACCGCGAGACGATGCTGCGCTTCCTTTCCCATGACCTGCGTGCGCCACACTCGGCCATCCTGGCGTTGCTGGATGTGCACAACAGTGAGTCACCGATATTTGCCCAGATCGAACAACAGGTGAAGCGCGCCTTGAGCCTCACTGAATCCTTCGTGCAATTGGCCAAAGCCGAAGCCGATGGCTACCACTTCCAGACTACGTTGTTTGCCATGTTGGTCATGGATGCTTTTGACCAGGTGGCGGTGATCGCCCAGCTCAAGGGCATTCACTTGCTCCACGACCTGGATGAAGCGGATGAGGGCATGGTCTCAGCCGATCAATCACTGCTGACCCGAGCGCTGTTCAACGTGCTTGAAAACGCCATCAAATACTCGCCGTCAGGCACCACCGTCACGTTGAGCCATGGCAGCGCGCAAGGGTGGTTGGAATGCCGTATCAGCGATCAAGGGCCAGGCATCGCGCCTGAGGATTTGCCGGAGCTGTTCAGCCAGTACCGACGTTTTGACTCGGCCCAAGGCAGTGAAGGTTTAGGGTTGGGCCTGACCATGGTCAAAGCGGTGATTGAGCGTCATGGCGGCCGCATCCTGTGTGAAAGCGAGTTGGGTAAAGGCTCGACCTTCACCCTGCAACTGCCCCTGCTCGATGACTGA